TAAAGGAGATGCGGCAGGCGTTCCCAGACATTTGGCTTGGCGTGAATTTTCTGGCGGTCACCGGCAAATATGCCTTTCCCATACTGGGCAAATTGCAAGCTGACGGCATTCAGGTCGACGGCTATTGGGCCGATGATGCCCGCATGGACGAACGCCGCGCCGAGGATGATCAGCCCGAAGCGGACGAGATTACTGCAATCCGCAAGACAAGCGGCTGGGACGGCCTCTATATCGGCGGCACCGCCTTTAAGAAGCAGCGCGAGGTCGATCCGGCAGAGTACGGAAAGAGCGCGCGCATCGCTAAACGTTATATGGATGTGGTCGTGACCTCAGGTGTGGCGACCGGCCATGCCGCAGATGTCGGCAAGATCGATATCTTCCGCGAACATTGTGGCGATACGGCGCTTGGCCTTGCGTCCGGCATCACCCCGCAGAACGCCGCGCAATACACAGATGCGGTTGACCTTTTTATGGTGGCGACCGGCATCAACTACGAGGGCGATTTCTACAACATCGATCCCGATCGCCTGAAGCACCTCATGGACCTCACATAGAAATAAGGGAGAATATCAATGACGCATGACAAAGGACCCAGAGACGACCGTTGGTACTTCTCACTCATGGCCCCGAACACGAAGGGCGAAAAATTTGCGTGGCTGGACCCGACCTCCATCTACATCAACGGCAAGGCGTATCACGATTTGCTGGATGATCTCTGCGCTGATCTAGATGCGGAAGAGATTGATGTCGTGGCAGGACTTGATGCGATGGGTTTTGTTCTGGCGGCTGGCATCGCGGCTCGTATCGGGCGGGGCTTCCTTCCGATCCGCAAGCCCGGCAAGCTCTGTGTGGACACAGACAGCGCTTCGATGACCAACTATTCCGGTCAAACGCAATCGATGGAAATGCGTCTGCCGGCTTTTGCCCCGGGAACACGTGTTTTGCTTGTTGATCAGTGGGTTGAAACAGGCGGCACGATGCACGGGGCGGTTCAACTGGTCGAACAGCAACAGGGTAAGGTCGCCGGAATGGTGGCCATTGTCATGGAAGAGAATGAAAACACAGCTGAGTATCGCAAGAAATACAAATGCGTCACAGCTATTCAGCCCGGTACGGAGTGGCAGCGCCAGGCTAACGCGCAGTACCTCGAAAGCTTCAAAACCTATAAACCCGAGATGGCTTTCCCCGTCTAAGGCAAAGTCCCGGCACACATACCTAAACACCCATTCAAGGGAGGCTCGACAGATGAAACTGATCTGTGGAAACAGTAACCGTCCGCTTGCCGAGGCGATTGCCGCCCACATGCGCGTACCTCTGGCGGAGTGCAACGTGCGTCGGTTCGCCGACGAAGAAGTCTTTGTCGAGATACATGAAAACGTGCGGGGGGATGATGTCTATGTCATCCAGTCCACATCATACCCGGCCAACGATAATCTGATGGAACTGCTGGTGTTGATTGACGCGTTACGTCGCTCATCCGCGGGACAGATAACGGCCGTGATCCCATATTTCGGCTACGCGCGCCAGGATCGCAAGTCAGCGCCCCGCACACCGATTTCGGCAAAATTGGTGGCCAATATGATCACCCAAGCAGGTGCTGACCGCGTGCTCACTATGGATCTGCATGCGGGTCAGATCCAAGGGTTCTTCGACATCCCGACTGACAATCTATATGCGGTGCCGGAAATCGTTCGGGACATCGAACAACAAAGCAGCCGTGACAACGTCATGGTTGTGTCCCCGGATGTGGGTGGCGTGGTGCGCGCTCGCGCTTTGGCAAAGCGCCTGTCGACTGGTTTGGCGATTGTCGACAAGCGCCGCGACAAGCCTGGGTCTTCTGAGGTGATGAACATAATCGGAGATGTTACTGGCAAGTCCTGCGTGTTGGTGGATGACATCATCGATTCTGGAGGCACGTTGTGCAACGCCGCGACGGCTCTGCTGGAAAATGGTGCCGCAGAAGTATCGGCCTATATCACGCATGGTGTCTTGTCGGGCAAAGCGGTGGACAGGATCAACGCATCCGATCTGGCTTCTTTGGTAATCACCGATACGATTTGTGCTACGGAAGCCGTCACTGCTTCTTCGAAAATTCGCGCGATCTCTATTGCTCCGATGTTTGCGAAAGCGATCACGCGCATCGCCAGTGGGGAATCCATCAGCGTTTTGTTCCAGTAGATTCAGAGCAGGAAATTTGCATAGATTGGCTTTATGGTTGCCGCCGCAACATTTGCATTGCTAATGTCTAGGGCATGGGCGCAGTCAACCTTTCAACAGAGCTTTTGCGAGCTTTCATAACCGTCATAGAAGTCGCTAGTTTCACGCGTGCTGCGGAAATTCTCGGCCGTACCCAACCTGCGATCAGCTTGCAGGTGAAACGATTGGAGGAGGCCGTCGGCTATCCTTTGATAGAGCGGAAAGGCAAAGACATTTCCCTGACAGAGCGTGGCGAGGCACTGGCCATTCATGCTCGTCAGATACTGCGCTTGAACGATCTTGCAATGGCGCAATTCGAACAGCCTAGCCCCTCTTCAAAGCTGCGTGTTGGTTTGCCCGTAGATTATGCAGTGAACACACTGCAATCCTGCCTAACGGACGTTGTTCGCAAGTTCACCGAAACACAGATTGAGATTCGCTGTGATCTGTCCAGACACCTTCTGACAGCGATGCGGAGCAATGAAATCGATATTGCTGTGGCCTTGTTTGACGGTGATGATCAGCAGTTTCTCTTCCGAAATTGGAAAGAGCAACCTACCTGGGTTGGGGCCACAAATTTCGAAATCCCTGAAGGGTCCGACATCCCCCTTGTCGCACATCCCTATGGCTGTGTTTACCGTGACCGCATGGCTGCCGCTTTGAAGCTGGCAGGAAAAAGCTGGCGCATCGCTTACTCAAGTCCCGGGATCGGCGGCGTCCAACGTGCAGTCCAGGACGGCCTTGGTCTATCCTGCCTGACCGCCCCAACAGTCCAGAGTGGCATGCGCAAATTCTCTGAAAAAGACGGCCTGCCAGTCTTGTCTCCCTTGCATATCGGTTTATTCGCACGGCAGGCACAGTTAGGTGCCGGCGGATATGCGGCAATGGATGCCATGGCCAGAACGCTGGAACTCCAATCGTCGGACGCGCAAGTCGAATAAGCGTTCATTATGCAAGCATATCGAGGATAAATTTCCCAAAGCCCTCTTCTTGCAATAGCATAATGAAAAATCCCGACTGAACTTCAGGGTTCATCGGCATTTAGAACGCTTTTCTTTCGGTAAGAGCGACCAACAGGGAGACTGCAATGATCAGACCATCAATAACTTCCTCGATTTACGGCTTAAGCCGTCGACAATTGCTCAAAGCAGGCGGGGCGGCGGTTCTGACGACGCCTTTTGTCGGCCGCGCGTGGGCTGCCACAACCGAGATCAACATGCTGGCGTGGTACGGCCACGGCGAGCCTGATGTGGTTGCAGAGTATGAAGCTGCAAACAACGTGAAATTCGTGCCAAAATACTATGCAGGCGGCGACAACATGCTGGCGTTGATCGCGCAATCCCCTCCGGGTACCTACGATCTGATCCTATCGGATGCGGAATTCGTACAGCAGCTGAACCTTGCGGGCTACATCGAAGAGATGAACCCGGCTGACTATCCGCTCGACGACATGTTGCACGAGGACTTTGCGAATTTCCCCGGACACTGGGCCGACGGTAAGATGTATTCCATGATGCTGCGCGGCGGTCATCTGGGCGTGTCCTACAACAAGAACTCGGTGACTGAAGAAGAAGCCCAAAGCTATTCGTGCTTCTGGAAGCCCGAACTTGAGGGCAAGGTCGGGCACTTTGACTGGCACCTGCCCACGCTGGGTATGATGAGCCTTTACAACGGCAATGGCGCAGGCCTGTGGGATCTGGATGATGCCCAATGGGCTAAGGTGCAGGAAACCACGATGAGCCTGCGCAAGCAGGTCGGCGGCTTCTTTGATTATGGCGGCACTTTCAACGGCCTCAAGAACGGCGAGATGCAGGCAATGGTCGGCATCGGCGACTGGATCACCGGCGTTCTGGAAAAGGACGGCGCACCCGTTGCCTCTGTTATCCCGAAAGAAGGCGGCATCCAGTTTACCGAGAGCTATTCTATCGGGAAAGGCAGTGGAAAAGCCGAGGAAGCCAAGAAGTTCATCCAATACATGATGTCCCCCGAAGGTCAGGTGAAGTCTGCTCAAATGGCAGCATACCCCGGCTTCTGTGTGACCAAAGCTGGCCGCGCCGCTCTCATTGAGGCCGACCGGGCCGAGGCAGAGCGCTCGCACCAGATAGACGGCGATCCGCAAGACCCGATCACGCTGATCAAAGAAGGTCGGATTCACTACCGCGACATCCCCCAGCAGCAGTCGCTGGAAGACTGGAACGACTTCTGGTCAGAATACAAGAGCGCCTGATCTGACGGCCAGACGACTCCAAAGCGGGCGGCCCTGCGGGCGCCCCTTTCAACCAAGAGCGCGGAAGCCCAATGTCCTCGAATCCCAATTCACGCCCGAACTTCTATGCGCTGACCTGGCGTCTGCCGATCATCTTCTGGCAGTTCATCTTCTTTGTAGGACCTGTCCTGTTCATGGTCGCGATGTCGTTTTTCCTGGTGAAGAACTATCGCATGACCGAGGCGTTCGAGTTTGTGAACTGGTCGCGCATGCTGACACGCGGATTCTTTTGGGACAGTTATTGGTACACGGTATTCATCGCGTCCGTGGCAACGGTTTGCGCAATGTGCATTGCCTTTCCCGCCGCCTTTACGCTTGCCTTTCGCGCCTCCGAAAGCACTCGCCGCTGGGCAATTTTTCTGCTGATTATTCCATTCTTCACCAGCTACCTGGTGCGCACCTTCTCATGGTTCGTGATCCTGTCCGAAAGCGGCGTGGTCAATGCCGTGTTGGGCTATATCGGCCTTGGCCCTTACACGATGCTCAACACAAACTTTGGAACGCTGGTGGGATATATGACCCTCACCCTCCCATTGGTCGTGATCCTGCAAACCGTTACCATGGCCAATATCGACAAATCCCTGATCGAAGCCGCCCGTAATCTTGGCTGCTCGCCGCTGCGAACGATCTGGCAAGTGATCATTCCGCTGTCCAAGACCGGCCTGATTATTGCCGCGATTTTCTGCTTCATCCTTTCGTTCGGTGATTTTGTGGCGCCCTTCTATCTTGGTGGATCACAGGAGCCGACCTTGCCGATCCTGATCCTTGATACCACTAAATCGGGTCAGCAATGGCCTCGCGCTGCGGTCGTCGCGATCATGATGATGGTTACACTGTTTGCCATTGCCTTCACCGGCATTGCCTTGGCTTACCGCAAGGGTCGGGGGGCGAAATGAAACAGAGCCGTTCCTTAAACGTCATTCTCGGCATCTATGTCGCGCTCATATTTGCCTTCGTTTTTGCGCCGATCATCTTCAGCATGATCTTCTCATTCAACTCACAACGGTTCCCGACAATCCCGCTGGGGGAGTTCTCGACCGAGTGGTATGCAAAAATCCTCGCGGACCCTGATGTATGGGACGCCGCGCTGAACAGCCTGATTGTGTCGTGCTCCACTGCTGTAATCGCAACTTTTCTGGGTTTCTGCACTGCCTATTCCGACTTTCGCTACAACTTCCGTTTCAAGGGGCCTTATCTTGCGCTGATCCTGCTGCCGCCGACGATCCCGCTTATTATCATGGCGCTGGCCATGTTGGCATGGTTTTCAAAGATCGGAATGTCGGGGCAGCTCTATTCGATCATCATCGCCCATAGTGTGCTGACAGCGCCCTTCGCGATGGCTGTGATCCGGTTACGTCTTAACCAGATGGACCCCGATCTGGAATCTGCAGCGTGGAACCTTGGCGGTTCAGAATGGCAAACCATGCGTCACGTTATCGTTCCGTTCTGCAAACCAGCGATCTTCTCCAGTCTCTTTTTAACAGCGGCTGTCTCCTTCGATGAGTTTGCTGTGTCATGGTTTGTCTCCGGTTTGAACAAGACATTGCCCGTGGTGGTTCTCGAGATCGTCCAGGGCAACATTGATCCGCAGGTGAACGCCATCGGCACATTCGTCTTCCTTATCTCCATGACCCTTGTCGTGTTGGCGCAGCTCTTTTTCGCCAGCCGCCAAATGAAGAGTATCCGATCATGAACAAACCCCTGGTTGTCTTCGACAAAGTACAAAAACACTTCGGCAGTTTTGTCGCGGTAAAGGAGTTGGATTTCGAAATTCGCGAAGGCGAATTCCTGGCGATCATGGGTCCGTCTGGCTGTGGTAAAACCACGACCTTGCGCATGTTGGCCGGTCTTGAAGCCCCAAGCATTGGTGAGATACGCCTGAACGACCGTGTGATGAATGACGTGGCGCCGCATGAACGCGATACGCCACTTGTATGGCAATCGCTGGCGCTTTTTCCCTTCCTGACAGCCCGCGAGAACGTCGAGTTTGGTCTCAAGATGCGAGGTGTGGACAAAGCAGAGCGCAAGGAGCGTGCGCTCAAATGGCTTGACAAAATGGGTATCCTTGAGTTTGCCAACCGTCATATCTCGACCTTGTCAGGAGGACAGAAGCAGCGTGTAGCCCTTGCTCGGTCTCTTGTGATGGAGCCTCAAATCTTGCTGCTGGATGAACCTCTGTCGGCGCTGGATGCGCATTTGGTCATCCGCATGCAGGCAGTTCTGACCGACCTGCAGCGCGAGCTGGGGATCACTTTTGTTTATGTCACCCACTCCCAGTCCGAAGCCTTTGCGATGGCCGATCGGGTCATCATCATGGGCAAGGGCGAGATTGCCCAGATCGGCACGCCCAAAGATATCTACCGCGAACCAGCAAACCAGTTTGTGGCCGAATTCGTCGGACGTAACAATATCCTGTCAGGCAAGGTTGCGTCTTTGGATGGCGACACAGCCCGTATTGCAACCCGCTCTGGTGATTTCTCAGTTCCTACAAACGAAGTTCAACTGGTTGAGGGCCACAACGCCAGCTTCGTTATCTCGGCCGACTTGGTTCATATCAGCATGGAGGAACCTGAGGTTGGCAACAAAGCCTTCTGTAGACTGATTTCGGAAGAATTCGTGGGCTCCATGGTCACGCTGTTCCTTGAGGACGCGCAGGGGCATGAATTTAAGGTCCAGATGCAGGAGCGCGAACTCTCCAAGTTCGATCTGCACAGCGGTGACGAGATCTGGTTATCTTGGGACACCCAAAGCGCCCACGTTCTGAACCAAAGCTAAGGCTGTGATCCGCAATCCGATCCCTTGGCCAAATGGCGCGAAATGTGCGGTTGCGATCACATTCGATATGGATGCGGATAGCTTGATCCACATCGCCAAGCCCGAAGACAGCCACGATCGCCTCTATCCTATCTCAATGGGTCGCTATGGCCCGTTGGTCGCTCTGCCCCGGATCCTTGATACGTATCGGCAGTTGGAGTTAAGGCAATCGTTCTTCATCCCTGGCTGGTGTTTGGAAACCTATCCTGATGTGGCCGAGGCGATCCTGAAAGGCGGTCATGAAATCGGGCATCACGGCTATCTACATGAAGACCCGATTAAAACGCGCGGCCAGCAGCGGGAGTGGTTTGAACGCACGCTTGACGCACATATGCGCATCTGCGGACAAAAGCCGCGCGGCTATCGCGCACCTGTTTACAATATCACGCAGGAAGTAGTTGATCTGATCATCGAACACGGGATGCGCTATGACAGCTCGATGATGGCGGACGACATTCCTTACCAATTGGAAACCGTCAATGGGTCGCTCTACGAGATGCCCGTCCACTGGGGCACAGACGATTGGCCCCCTTTCGCACACTATGACGAGATCGGCTATATGATGCCCGTTGCCGGTCCGTCCCACGGACTGGCCGGTTTTTGGGAAGAGTTCGAGGCTCAGTATGACGCGGGTGGCTTTTTCATGCTGATCATCCACCCGTTTCTGACAGGACGCCTGGCGCGCTGGAAGCAGGTTGAAGCGTGGATCACCCATACGCGCGAAACCAAAAATGTCTGGTTTGCCACGCTAGACGAAATCGCCGATCATATGAGTCAATTGGAACGCGAGGGGGCTTGGCAGCCAAGCCTCGAGACACTGCCCTACTATGCAGGCCCGATACTTGACCAAAAGGAATAACAAGAATGAATACCGACGACGCCCGCCTGTTGCGTATCGCCTATGAAGAGGCGAAAGCCGGTTTTGACGAGGGCGGTTGCCCAATTGGGTCCGTCCTGGCGCGCGACGGACAAGTGGTGTCCAGGGGTCGCAATCAACGCGTGCAGAAGGGCGATCCCATTGCGCATGGCGAAATGGATGCATTGCGCAAGGCAGGACGGCAGAAAACGTATCGGGATACGACGCTCTATACCTCACTCAGCCCCTGCATGATGTGTACTGGTACGATCATTCAGTTCGGTGTCCCGCGTGTTGTGATTGGCGAGAACACAAACTTCGGCGGAAACGAAGATTTCCTACGCTCCAAAGGAGTCGAAGTGATCGTAGCAAACGATCCTGACTGTATTGCTCTGATGCAGCGGTTTATTAAAGAAAGACCTGAGCTTTGGGCAGAGGACATCGCCGAATAAAGGCGACGGGTGGGGGCGCTCAATTCTACTGCAGGACAGCCTGGTTGGGTTGACCTGATCCACCGGCAAATCCATCCACTATTCGATCCTAAGCGTCCGGTATATAAGGTACCCATTGTCCCGGCGGCTTCTGTCGCTGGATTGCAGTGTAGCTAGTCTGCTGCGCAATGAATGAGCGCCGTCATGACCCGTTCGACAAGGCCTATTGCTTTTTGTGACCTGAGGTTTGGTGCCTATAGCGGCGCGCTCCAATAGAAAAACTGGCTCACCTGATTGGATCAAAACCGCGACAGATTCATGTCCACGCAAGCGCTTCGTTTTTTGCTGGAAAACTGATCGCGTATCAGGCCGCAGGCCAACGCACACACTCCTTCAGCTTTGAACTCGAGGTTGGGCTGGCAGTGTTCTTTTTCACTTTACAACCCAGCTACCCCTGCTTTGCGTTAAAAACGAACAGAGTTTCGTTGTTGATTTGGTGGCTGTTGATCAAGGCCTTCGCCGTGTCCGAGACCAGCCATGCTTCGAGTATTTCTGCCAATTCTGCCTTAACATGCGGGTGCTTCAGCGGATTCACGGGTAGATAGGCGTATTGATTGAACAAGATGGGATCGCCTGCATAGACAAGATCAAGGTCGCCTTTGTTTCCGAAATTCAACCAGCTTGCGCGGTCAGACATGATATAGGCGTTCATGCCAGATGCGGTGTTTAGCGCGGCGCCCATACCAGCCCCGACTGCATTATACCACGTCCCTTCTGGGTTGATATTTGCAGCAGCCCACAGGCTGAGTTCTTTCTTGTGGGTGCCACTGTCGTCCCCACGACTGACAAAAGTGGCGGCAGAGGTCTGAATGCGCGTCAGGGCATCGGTGGCGCTTGTAGCGTCCGCCAGATTTGCTTCGTCTGTTTTGGGGCCAATAAAGACAAAATCGTTATACATAATCTCGCGGCGGTGGGTGCCGAAACCGCCAGCGACAAAGGCTTCTTCGGCTTTTCGAGAATGCACAAGAATGGCGTCGACGTCGCCGGCTTCACCCAGTTTGATCGCCTGACCAGTGCCAACCACAAGAAGTTGAACGTTGATGCCGGTATCCTGCTTGATTTGCGGCAGCAGGATATCCGCCAGCCCCGAATTGTGGAATGATGTCGTCACAGCGAGCTTCAGGTCGTCGGCAACCGCCATGCCGGTCAACGAGATAGACGCAAGGGCTGCAAGAATAATCCGTTTCATTCGACGATGTCTCCTTTTAGAAAAGCACGTGCCTGCGGTGTTGTCGGGTGGTTAAAAAACTGGTCAGCTGCACCGCGTTCTTGGATTTTTCCGTTTAGCAAAAACAGAACGTCTGTGGCCAGACGGCGCGCCTGTCCCATGTCATGGGTCGACATGATCAACCCGGTTCCAGAACCTGCGGCGCGGGTCAGGATGGCTTCAATCTCGCGTGTGGCACGCCCATCAAGCGAGGCGCAGGGCTCGTCAAGAAACAGCAGATCGGGCTTGGTGATCAAAGCGCGAGCCAAGGCCAGCTTCTGACGCTCGCCACCCGACAAAAAAGTTGCAGGGCGATCCAACATGTCCTGCAATCCGACCTCTTGCGCAGCCTGTGCTGCTTTGGCATTCGCCTGGGTGCGGGGCATCTTGGTCAGACGAAGCGGATAGGCAAGGTTGCCCAGAACTGAGCGGCGCATGACGATCGGGGATTGGAAGACGAAGGCCTGCCGCCGTCTGGCTTCGACGTTATCACACCCCCAATGAATCGAGCCGCCACCCAGCCGGGCAATACCGTGCAGCATTCGAAGCAGCGAAGTCTTGCCGGCGCCGTTGGGACCGATCACGATGGTGATCCCCGGCGTGTCCAGCACAAGATCCACAGGACCGACCAGCAGCTTGCGGCCGCGACGCACTGATGCGCCTTTGACATGAAGGGGAAACAGCTTGCTCACCACCGACCGCCTTGTTCTGTTCGACTGATGATGTGAATGGCCAGGTTGACCGTGATCGCCAGCAGGATCAGCACAAAACCAAGTGCGAGCGCCAGGGCAAAGTCGCCCTTTCCTGTCTCAAGCGCGATTGCGGTGGTCAGGACACGGGTGTGGTGATCAATATTGCCGCCCACCACCATGATTGCACCAACCTCACCGATGGCGCGGCCAAACCCGGCCAGCGCGGCCGTTAGAAGTGCCCGGCGACCGTCCCAAAGCAAAGCCTGAACGCGTTGCTTTTGTGTTGTGTTCATCGAAATCAGAAGATCGTGGTAGTCTGACCAAAGCTCTCGAAGGGCTTGATGCGATATCGAAGCGATGAGTGGTGTGATGATGATAACCTGTGCGATGATCATGGCTGTTGGGGTGAACAGCAAACCCAGCACTCCGAAAGGTCCAGATCGGCTGAAAAATACGTAAACGATCAGGCCCACGACGACAGGTGGCAAACCCATCAAGGCGTTTAGAACGGCGATTGTCACGCGTCGGGAGCGAAAGCGGCGGACCGCCAGAAAGGCGCCCAGCGGCATGGCAATGGCACAGGATATCAGAAGCGCTGTCAGGGTGACGCGCAGCGATCTGAGCGAGATTTCGACAAGATCCGCATCCAGCGTTACCAAAAGCCAGAACGCTTGGATCAAGCCGGACCATAAATCAACCATGCCTTCCCCCGGCTTTTTGACCAGACAGGTCCATTGCAGCGTGATCGCACCCGTAGTCGAACCACACATCATTCAACAAGAAAACCGATTCTCGGCTTGTTGACGGAAAATGATGTGATCTGCGGGTCGCGAGAATTGCAAAGACTGCACAAAGCTTGTGAGGACTTGATCCGGTTGACAAATGGAAAATCAGATAGTTAACATGTGAAGTAATTGCGAATGCGTGCGATGGGCAGCGCTAATTGACCGGGGGCAATATGACTGCGTTAACTGATAATCTTGAAAAGCTGGACGGTTATCTGGCACGTTTTCGCGGGACGGGGATCAAGAACCGCATCGGTGGCAAGGATAGCGACGGTGCTGGTCCAGCTTTCTCGACGCATTCGCCTGTCGATAAAAGTCTAATATGCACCGTGGCACGCGGGACGGAGAAAGACATTGATGCTGCCGCATGCGTTGCCCATGACGCATTCGCGGATTGGCGCGACATGCCTGCGACCGAACGCAAAAAGATCTTGATCAGCGTAGCGGATGCGATCGAAACCCGTGCCGAAGAGATCGCCCTTTGCGAATGCTGGGACACCGGACAAACGATCCGGTTCATGTCGAAAGCTGCCCTGCGCGGAGCCGAAAACTTTCGGTACTTTGCCGACCAGGTGGTACAGGCGCGCGATGGGCAACTGCTCAGATCACCCACCTTGATGAACGTCACAACACGTGTGCCCATCGGTCCCGTTGGTGTAATCACGCCCTGGAACACGCCGTTCATGTTGTCGACCTGGAAGATTGCCCCAGCTTTGGCGGCAGGTTGCACAGTTGTTCACAAACCTGCGGAGGCCTCGCCCTTGACCGCGCGACTACTGGTTGAAATTGCGGAAGAAGCTGGCCTTCCTCCGGGGGTTTTGAACACCGTTAACGGCTTGGGCGAGGATGCGGGCAAAGCCCTTTGCGAACACCCGAAAATCCGCGCCATCTCCTTTGTTGGCGAAAGTCGCACAGGGTCACTGATCACCAAGCAGGGGGCGGACACATTGAAACGCAACCACCTTGAACTTGGCGGAAAGAACCCTGTGATTGTGTTTGATGACGCAGATCTCGATCGGGCTTTGGATGCCGTGATCTTCATGATATTCTCGATCAACGGGGAACGCTGCACCTCATCTTCACGCCTGTTAATACAGGACACCATCAAGGATGACTTTGAGGCAAAACTGATAGAACGTGTAAACAAGATTAAAGTTGGCCATCCGCTCGACCCCGCCACTGAAATCGGCCCACTCGTCACCGAAGAACACTTCAATAAGGTGACGTCCTATTTCGACATCGCGCGCGAAGCTGGCGCGACAGTGGCGGCCGGGGGCCAAACCGTTGGCGATCAGGGCTATTTCGTACGCCCCACGGTATTCACCAACGCCACCAACGACATGCGAATCGCACGTGAAGAAATCTTCGGACCCGTGCTGACGTCGATCCCGTTTACATCCGAAGACGAAGCGCTCGCCATGGCCAATGACACGCAGTATGGTCTAACCGGTTATCTCTGGACCAATGATCTAACTCGCGCCCTGCGCTTCACCGACAGGTTGGAAGCCGGTATGATCTGGGTGAACTCGGAAAATGTCCGTCACTTGCCGACACCGTTTGGGGGTGTAAAAGCCTCGGGCATCGGTCGCGACGGTGGTGATTGGTCGTTTGAATTCTACATGGAGCAAAAGCATATTGGCTTTGCCACCGGGGATCACAAAGTCATGCGATTGGGTGCGTAGCTGTTCTTTTTCTTGTTATAAATATCCCGGGGAGCACGAGGGGTTGGCCCCTCGTTCTGACAGACGCCAAAGGAGACTCCGATGGGAAAAATCGTTCAGGCCGCGAAAATCACCCATGTGCCCAGCATTTGGATGTCGCACACGATGGAGAAGTACAAAGGCATTCGCCAGCCCGCAATAGATGGTTACGCCAAACTGCGCCAGGATGCGATTGACCGCAGGGTCGACACGTTCGTTGTATTCGACACCCACTGGATCACAAATCAGGGGTTCCATTTAAACGCCAAGCCGCATCACAAGGGTCGGTTTATCAGCCACGAACTGCCACATATGTTAGCCGACATGGAATTTGACTACCACGGCGACAGTGATCTGGCAGCGTCGATTCTAGCGGTGCTTGAAGAACGCGGTGAACGGGCTATGGGTCACGCTCAACCTGATTTGGGTATGGAATACGGCACGCTTCTGCCCATGCATTTCATCAACGAAGGCGTGAATGCCCGCGTCTTGCCAGTGGCCGTCAACCAGTTCTCATCCATCGAGGAAAACCGACGCTGGGGGTCTGCCATTACTGAAGGTATCAAACGCTCAGACCGGAAGGTATCAATCCTTGCCTCCGGATCGCTCAGCCATGATTTCACACCCAACGAACGCTCGATCGATGGGTTGAATTCTGTGAATGGCGAGTTCAATCGCCAGATGGATATGCGCGTGTTGGAGCTTTGGGAAAGTGGCAGATGGGCAGAGTTCCTGGATTTGCTTCCAGACTATGCGGTCAAGTGCACGGGCGAATGTGCGATGAACGACACTGCGCTGTTGTTCGGCGCGCTGGGCTGGAAGGATTACCAAGGAAAGATCGATATCTACACCCCGTATT
This DNA window, taken from Aliiroseovarius sp. F47248L, encodes the following:
- the hpaE gene encoding 5-carboxymethyl-2-hydroxymuconate semialdehyde dehydrogenase, producing MTALTDNLEKLDGYLARFRGTGIKNRIGGKDSDGAGPAFSTHSPVDKSLICTVARGTEKDIDAAACVAHDAFADWRDMPATERKKILISVADAIETRAEEIALCECWDTGQTIRFMSKAALRGAENFRYFADQVVQARDGQLLRSPTLMNVTTRVPIGPVGVITPWNTPFMLSTWKIAPALAAGCTVVHKPAEASPLTARLLVEIAEEAGLPPGVLNTVNGLGEDAGKALCEHPKIRAISFVGESRTGSLITKQGADTLKRNHLELGGKNPVIVFDDADLDRALDAVIFMIFSINGERCTSSSRLLIQDTIKDDFEAKLIERVNKIKVGHPLDPATEIGPLVTEEHFNKVTSYFDIAREAGATVAAGGQTVGDQGYFVRPTVFTNATNDMRIAREEIFGPVLTSIPFTSEDEALAMANDTQYGLTGYLWTNDLTRALRFTDRLEAGMIWVNSENVRHLPTPFGGVKASGIGRDGGDWSFEFYMEQKHIGFATGDHKVMRLGA
- the hpaD gene encoding 3,4-dihydroxyphenylacetate 2,3-dioxygenase; its protein translation is MGKIVQAAKITHVPSIWMSHTMEKYKGIRQPAIDGYAKLRQDAIDRRVDTFVVFDTHWITNQGFHLNAKPHHKGRFISHELPHMLADMEFDYHGDSDLAASILAVLEERGERAMGHAQPDLGMEYGTLLPMHFINEGVNARVLPVAVNQFSSIEENRRWGSAITEGIKRSDRKVSILASGSLSHDFTPNERSIDGLNSVNGEFNRQMDMRVLELWESGRWAEFLDLLPDYAVKCTGECAMNDTALLFGALGWKDYQGKIDIYTPYFGSSGTGQANISFSVQ